The Megalobrama amblycephala isolate DHTTF-2021 linkage group LG13, ASM1881202v1, whole genome shotgun sequence genome contains a region encoding:
- the fdps gene encoding farnesyl pyrophosphate synthase, producing MGDSRCCNGVQQKGKMSDAQLFDGEFDKLVSELTEQDFTDPVLTDALNRLREVLQYNAPGGKRNRGLSVIGSLRELVSPSELPPDEVHRALLVGWCIELLQAFFLVADDIMDASMTRRGQPCWYKKEGIGLDAINDAFLLEGAIYRLLRRHCRGQPYYVHLLELFTETSFQTELGQALDLMTAPPHKIDLDRFTMERYRAIVKYKTAFYSFYLPVAAAMYMAGIENETEHNNAKTILLEMGEFFQIQDDYLDCYGDPAVTGKIGTDIQDNKCSWLVVTALGIMTPQQRAELEACYGRSDAESVERVKALYDTLEMPVRYYQHEEESYHRLQKLIQLHAKNLPHAVFLNFAKKIYKRNK from the exons ATG GGTGACAGCAGGTGCTGTAACGGTGTCCAGCAGAAAGGAAAGATGTCTGATGCTCAGCTCTTTGATGGGGAGTTTGATAAGCTGGTGTCTGAACTTACTGAACAGGATTTCACTGATCCAGTTCTCACTGATGCCCTCAACAGACTCAGAGAG GTGCTTCAGTACAATGCCCCTGGAGGCAAGAGAAACCGAGGcttgtctgtgattggttctTTACGGGAGTTGGTCTCTCCCTCTGAACTGCCACCTGATGAAGTTCACAGAGCCCTTTTGGTTGGATGGTGCATTGAACTG CTTCAGGCATTTTTCTTGGTGGCTGATGACATCATGGATGCATCCATGACAAGAAGGGGTCAACCCTGTTGGTATAAGAAG GAAGGTATTGGTCTGGATGCCATTAATGACGCTTTTCTCCTGGAGGGGGCGATCTACCGCCTTCTTCGCAGACATTGCAGAGGACAGCCCTACTATGTCCATCTGCTTGAGCTTTTTACTGAG acCTCTTTCCAGACAGAGTTGGGTCAAGCTTTAGATCTGATGACTGCACCTCCGCACAAAATCGACCTTGATCGCTTTACTATGGAGAG GTATAGAGCCATTGTGAAATACAAGACCGCATTCTACTCGTTTTATCTCCCTGTGGCTGCAGCCATGTACATG gCAGGGATTGAGAATGAGACTGAACACAACAATGCCAAAACAATTTTACTTGAGATGGGAGAGTTCTTTCAGATACAG GATGACTACCTGGATTGCTATGGTGATCCTGCAGTGACTGGAAAGATCGGCACAGATATACAGGACAACAAATGCAGCTGGCTGGTGGTGACCGCACTGGGCATCATGACACCTCAACAAAGGGCAGAACTAGAG GCATGTTATGGGCGTAGTGATGCTGAAAGTGTTGAAAGGGTCAAGGCTTTGTATGATACTCTGGAAATGCCTGTCCGATACTATCAACATGAGGAGGAGAGCTATCACCGCCTTCAAAAACTCATCCAGCTTCATGCCAAGAATCTGCCTCATGCTGTTTTTCTTAACTTTGCCAAGAAAATATATAAGAGAAACAAATGA
- the LOC125244080 gene encoding uncharacterized protein LOC125244080 — translation MDSKMSKTTQSLTTAEDMRNQTKLMMQPYANWEEYLTPAPLSIAILGELVFISSSTDFSINKNPPKDGYKFIKYPDSFRTCLMQVCNSGWWAFNEAHTSMDQIRLHTAQVPDYMKTAVKILFQGDDEVVTAHLPDQLENIRVIADECLRLSDATEKRFTDVISIIQELLEACVNAEHFYGEEMEAIKKKLEEGKLRQQSAEETKKRTEKAVKAMEREMDEAHESYKKALDSLPDGWNMVGMDFVGGITQSMTGLVTGLTSVVTHPVRIMCSATTTMADTWSHIRDQESVRDVVAEINVYSKSAEILNCVQIIQELMNVYSEDDDIDWTKLYDQKHKNTKTDFTTKQFVRIHDDLKKIPDCPAKKHAKKLCKEGMEICKQLEKYAPDGKCDKDESEKIIHEVLELVELARVFDCKSKDITNSPAISPKLPMMQKEANKSENTSASQKATENSRFTIEQTRAQMNKTRETYEKCVENLEKNQKELTDILVTMRNCELKEIDFKTTTEMLVKGMDAMGRVKEQWEKMVRFFQMVSNIVKTSLSKTLKNFVSTSEKTQALSYNAKLFSKDLLYIQAFQACNIAGLVHMISGTYTDVSNKYLMDHVSSLGKLMAMDKSRPEFEHERQELQNSCDEAQKGILRLVLENKEEFDRKSTARLERIDRELLAILPAAPPEQIKSIHEAVQAGYSEEEEASYY, via the coding sequence ATGGATTCCAAAATGTCAAAGACAACTCAAAGTCTCACCACTGCTGAGGACATGAGGAACCAAACCAAACTTATGATGCAGCCCTATGCCAACTGGGAAGAGTATCTCACTCCAGCACCTCTGTCTATCGCCATCCTGGGAGAGCTGGTTTTCATCTCGTCCTCAACAGATTTCTCCATCAATAAAAATCCTCCTAAAGATGGCTACAAATTCATCAAATACCCTGATTCCTTTCGAACTTGTCTCATGCAAGTGTGTAACTCTGGTTGGTGGGCATTTAATGAGGCCCATACGAGCATGGATCAAATTCGCCTCCATACTGCCCAAGTTCCAGATTACATGAAGACAGCTGTGAAGATTCTGTTCCAAGGTGATGATGAAGTTGTCACAGCACATCTTCCTGATCAGCTGGAGAATATCAGAGTCATTGCAGATGAATGTCTGCGGTTGTCTGATGCAACTGAAAAGCGTTTCACTGATGTCATTAGTATCATCCAGGAGCTGCTAGAAGCATGTGTGAATGCAGAGCACTTCTATGGGGAAGAGATGGAAGCAATCAAGAAGAAACTAGAAGAGGGCAAACTGAGGCAGCAGTCAGCTGAAGAAACCAAAAAAAGGACTGAGAAGGCAGTGAAGGCCATGGAAAGGGAAATGGATGAGGCTCATGAGAGCTACAAGAAAGCTCTGGATTCTCTCCCTGATGGATGGAACATGGTTGGCATGGATTTTGTTGGTGGGATAACACAGAGCATGACAGGTCTGGTTACTGGACTTACATCTGTTGTTACTCACCCAGTGAGAATCATGTGCTCTGCAACAACAACGATGGCTGATACTTGGAGCCACATTAGAGATCAGGAAAGTGTAAGGGATGTGGTTgctgaaataaatgtatatagtaAGTCTGCtgaaattttaaattgtgtgcaAATTATCCAGGAACTAATGAATGTGTATAGTGAGGATGATGACATTGACTGGACAAAACTGTATGATCagaaacacaaaaatacaaaaacggATTTCACAACAAAACAGTTTGTAAGAATCCATGATGATTTAAAGAAAATCCCTGACTGCCCAGCAAAGAAACATGCTAAAAAGTTATGCAAAGAGGGAATGGAAATATGCAAGCAACTGGAAAAATATGCACCAGATGGCAAATGTGACAAAGACGAAAGTGAGAAGATAATTCATGAAGTCTTGGAATTAGTCGAGTTGGCCCGTGTTTTTGATTGCAAAAGCAAAGACATCACAAATTCTCCAGCCATTTCTCCAAAACTACCAATGATGCAAAAAGAAGCAAACAAGTCAGAGAACACAAGTGCTTCACAGAAGGCCACAGAGAATTCACGATTCACCATAGAGCAGACCCGAGCTCAGATGAACAAGACTAGAGAGACCTATGAGAAGTGTGTGGAGAACCTAGAGAAGAACCAGAAGGAACTAACTGATATCCTGGTCACTATGAGAAACTGTGAACTGAAAGAGATTGACTTCAAAACCACAACAGAGATGCTGGTCAAAGGAATGGATGCCATGGGGAGAGTGAAAGAGCAGTGGGAGAAGATGGTTCGCTTCTTTCAGATGGTTTCCAACATTGTAAAAACCAGCCTGAGCAAAACTCTCAAAAACTTTGTCTCAACATCAGAGAAAACACAAGCCCTCTCCTACAATGCAAAGCTCTTCTCAAAAGATCTGCTGTACATTCAAGCCTTCCAAGCCTGTAACATTGCTGGTCTGGTCCATATGATCTCTGGAACATACACAGATGTTTCCAACAAGTACCTGATGGACCATGTCAGTTCACTGGGCAAACTGATGGCCATGGATAAAAGTAGGCCAGAATTCGAGCATGAGCGACAAGAGCTCCAGAACTCCTGTGATGAGGCACAAAAAGGCATCTTAAGGCTTGTCCTGGAGAATAAAGAGGAGTTTGACAGGAAGAGCACTGCAAGACTTGAAAGGATCGATCGAGAGCTACTTGCCATTTTGCCCGCTGCTCCTCCAGAGCAAATCAAGAGTATTCATGAGGCTGTTCAAGCTGGATACAgcgaagaagaagaagcatCATACTACTGA